DNA from Denticeps clupeoides chromosome 7, fDenClu1.1, whole genome shotgun sequence:
ttacatttttggcattttatCCTTAATCCTATAGAATATCTGCGGAGGGAGCTTGTGGTCAACTACAAGAAAAGTCTGACTTCTGTCATGCCAACAAAGTTTTTGCAACCAAGTATCAAAGCTAATTTTGCAAAGGGATCAAATAGTTATTTCATTCATGCAACTTCATTTAGAACTATTTTGAAGTGCATTTTTTAATAGTTCTGTCTCACACTGTTCAAGTAAACCTCAATCTCAACTAAATCTCAATAACATGTTCTGTTGTCGTCTCCTCAGGGACTGAGCTTGCAGATAAACTGCAGACATCCCCTCGGCTCATAAAGACCCACCTGCCCGTCCAACTGGTGCCCAAGTCCTTCTGGGAGCAGAACTGCAGGGTGCAGTATGGCCACATGTGGGGTCTTACTCTCCAGCTCTGGTCGAATGTGACGCACGGCTGTTGTCTCTCAGGTGGTGTACGTGGGCCGCAATGCCAAAGACAACGCCGTGTCCTACTTTCACTTCGACCGCATGAACAGCGTTCAGCCCGAGCCTGGAGACTGGAACGGCTACATTGAGAAATTCATGGCCGGAAACAGTACGTTTGAGCGAGGAGCAAATTAGCACGAATAACGGTTCATTGTCATGCCTCTGAATCGCACTCAGTTTTGAAAAGtttcattttgtgcaatgtgAAGGTTATTACCGCCATCATTTTAGTAGAATGATGTTCTAGCCatgtaatgtatgtataatGGGAGGAGCTTAGAAGCAGAGTTGTATGAAATGTTTCGTTTGGATCAttttttgggattaagggatttttttcagtgaaattgTGCTTTGTTATCCCAGCTGTCTTCGGCCCCTGGTACGACCATGTCATCGGCTggtgggagaagaagaagagctaCTCTAATCTCCTCTACCTGTTCTTTGAGGACCTGGTGGAGGTGGGTTCACGCTTCACACTAAGACTCTTTAAACAACCTCTGCTTTcttttaaagattgtgtttcctCAGGATACTGGTCGTGAGCTAGAACATCTCTGCTCCTTCCTGGGCTTATCGACACCCATTGAAGAGAGGGAGCGAATCAGGGAAGGGGTGCAGTTTGACGCCATGAAGAAAAACCCCATGGCCAACTACTCCACCATCCCTGTAATGGACTTTAAAATCTCTCCCTTCATGCGTAAAGGTGAGTCCGTCAGACCTCACAGCAGCTCCTGTCCTCCTGCCTCTCCACATGCCATTTCTGAGCCTCTTCCATGGCCTCTCAGGGAAAGTTGGCGACTGGAAGAATCACTTCACGGTAGCCCAGAACGAGACGTTCGACCAGCACTACAAGAGGTGGATGAAAGACACGACGCTGACGTTCCGCACAGAGCTGTGACCATCatccacatcaacaccatcaccatcagcctcctgcagctgagaaagaaactgaaaacatgAAGTGAGAATGAATATTTATATCAGCAAGTATGCTTAATGCTTTCAACTGGTCTTCCAATTGAAAGATGGTCCACCAGGGAAGCAGGGAATACGAGGTCAGAATCCTCAAACCTATAAACAGTTAATGAAGAACTTGACGAATGGTCCTCAGCCCACTGCTAAAGTCTTTGAAACTGTGTATTGAGGGGTGGGGACCAAAATGTCTAAATACCTTTTAGATtattaacaaaattaaaaatgtaatatgaaaacAAAATTTGCAGTCAAAATGGAgtcatttttttagattatgCACACTTTGAGACCATTTAGGTGTTGAGTTCTGCTGACCAGTTTGTTGTTTGTAGGTAAAACATAAAGCATGTTGTAACCCAACATAGGATAATTTTATTCATACAAGAATTAAttaaacaacaaataattatttggtATTAAGTGCAGATTATGTGTCATCTTTTTCATATTCCCGAGATTTCTATATATtccactttttacaatgtacttTAGACTATTTTAGGAAGCAGTGATTTGCTtttctatcattttaaaatgaacagcTTATTAAACTAAACCAGCCGTACGTTTCGAATTATAAATGTCCCAGTTGTTTAGCTTAATGAGCTTTGGATTTTATGACGCCATTTATGGAGTCATAAACCCACACAGGCGAAATAAATGACTTAATGCCGTAAGAAGTAAAACCCACTCCTGACAAGAGGTAAACGAGACCTAGAGCGGGAGTGAACTTGGACATAGAAATAGAGCGGGTTCTTTTTATagtaagacacattaatacttcttttttagtttgttaaatatgttgttttttttcttcctccgtttgtggcgccccctgAATGGATGGCGCCCTTCGCATTTCCCTATACATGCCTATGCCATTGGCCATACACCCTCCGATCTGGAGACCCTGATCAGGACTAGGGTTCTTGAGCCTGTACCGTACAATTGATGGTCACGTCCATAGTTCCAGTTCAAAATAGGAGGAATTCAAACTGGGGCTGAAACAATTATTCAGGTTCCTCGATTGATTTCatgacaaaaaatgaactaTTCTAGTTAAATTCTTTGCCCAGAGGCTTCGTGTAAtttgtcaccaaagtccatctactATTGTATCATTACCACTTTGTAGACTACTGCACAAGGCGGACAACGTATTGCGCTTGTCTGGCTCACCCCAATAGTACTTTGTCAGTGCTGCAGCATTTGAAACGATAGAATCCTCGTGTGCCCAGCACTTCTCCAAGCAGACTCTGAGCTTATTACAAAGTGTCATGTTTTTATGATTGCTTACCGATGTGAACACTAGTGCTTGTTAGAGCAGTGTTTGTAATTATTCGTAGCCTGTGTTATAGGGCTGGGACATTATGCGATATTGACTGGCGTTTTTGTTATTCGTTACAGAGCTTTTCTTACATGACCGGACGAATAAAAGACAATCATTTGCAATTCAGTTCTACATCCCATCTGTACTGTTGGTCAGAACACAATGCAATGGAACCCAAATCCATGAGAATAGGTGCAATGGTCAACTTACATTTCAGATGCAGAAAGCCATTGTTTCTAATTCATCTTCTTTGGCCATGACAACATATTGCCGGAAGAGCAAATGCGAGGATATGCAAAATTAGCAACAACTgttaaccttagtgagcagtaggatCCAAGAATGCAtgcggggagcagtttgtggggacggccCCCCCTTGTCATTAAATGATTGTGTTTGGAGAGAAGCAGGGGGGCTCTCTCCATGTTTCCTCACATCCTACACCTGGATGTTTGCAAGGGCCCGTTGTTCTATTTACTTTTTGTTGACTGTCTTCATATTTGCTTTGTATCTTCTTGATTGAAGTCAGAGTTGGGGTTGGGGTTACTGTTAGGGTCAGGGTTACTGTTAGGGTCAGGGTTACAGTTACCTAGTGATTTGAGAATAATACTGTAACCTTTTACCATTAGAATATTTTCAAGATCTTTGTACTGATCAACTGACTGATTACTATCTTTGTTGTTGTccataatgtttaaaaaacaattgaaattcatgtttaaatatcttttttttttttttgttaaatacttttattttagcaCTGTCACGACTGCGTGCTGATGAGGAAGGGAAGTgtagaagcaggacatgctgggaaggggtttttataaataaatgaagaattaatacaaataaacgcggctcggtggccgaaaacaatttaacttaaataaagaacataaactggcccgcaggcgtgtggcgattgccagaactgaaaatacacacattcacaacagtgcactaacgtccacgaaaatgtcgtcccttccgaaggggcggaaatgtccggcttttatgcgccgtcaggattggccaccggtgatgagcccagccgCAGTCGTATAACACCAGAAAATATTCACaacacatcacttttttttgttcatttttatgttacagTCGTATTCCAAAGtagtacacacaacaccccgtAATGACGACGTGAAAAAAAGACAACGTGTAAATCATTATGGAGGACCAGACCATACGCCACGGGCAAAATCAAATACATGCCCATCTACAAAGGCTGAACAAACAGTGGCAGCATGCTCCATGCATTCCTCGCTCGGGATTGGTTTTTGTTTCAGTAAATAAGGAATTCTTGAGAATCTGCACTTGGGACCATCGCCTTCACTCCCTCCATGTGGTCATTACAGTCAGAACTCAGATAAAAGATACACTGGTGACCCTGAGAAGGCACaactgagataaaaaaaaaaattaaaaagtgagaGATCACAGGTACACAAGTATTCAAAATTGAGCTCCTGTTTCCCCCGATCAtacttgagatgtttctgcagcttagttgGAGACCAgttgtggaaaaaacagttgactggacatgatttggaaggtcccacagttgacagttcatgtcagagcacaaaccaagcatgaagtcaaaggaattgtctttTTGTGAGACCATTTTAGAGGTGCGTTGTGCTGGCCAGTCCCCAACAGAGgatcattttattcataaaatgaaaatggccaGAGTAAAGGGACAATGCAAATCTGTCACCAGTGTGGACAACGGGAACGATGTCTGCATGTCTGCACTGGTGCCCGGTTCAGAGCTTGTTCCTGCTGGTTCACACCCACAGACTCCAAGTTACTGTGCAAAGTTCAACGTCAAAACAAGGCGGCACTTATATAATAAGAATGAGATAAAGTGATCGGGTTgccagaagaaagaaagaagacgTTCATCTGGATTTAAGCACCCTGCAGCCATGGACATGTCCCAGTTCCAGCTGGGGGAGGAGCAGGTAAAGCAGCTCTTTTCATGGAAAAGATCTGCTcagacattttttgtaaatggtGACCGCAGCCAGGGACAACTGAACGTAACTTCTTCCTGACTGGCTCTGAGTTTAAAATTAGTTTCTCTCATTTTAAAGATGTTGCCCCGGCCAGACATCTTCGACTTTGAAGGCATCTCCATGATTCACTACTTTACTGACAACTGGGAAAAAGTGCAGAGCTTCCAGGCTCGACCTGACGACATCCTCATTGCCACCTACCCCAAAGCAGGTGAGTCAGGGACGGATAGAACGTACCTGGAGTTAGCACACAGTCTGAAGAACAGTGCAGCTAATGAGTAACCTGAGGTTGACTGCAGGAACTATGCAAAGCTGGGCAGATAAATAGGAAGTTGGAGTGCTTCCTAAAAACATTAGTGGAACATCTCCTGACTCCCGTACATTTTGGTCCATAAGAGGGTACAGACATGGAGGTACGTTAATTGTGCAACAACGTATTCATGAAATAGAACCAGAACCATGACCGGCTGTCGCTGAATgacgttgcttaggaacagctggatcagagATGAGCTGTTtcgaataaataaatcatccaCTCCAGCTGCTGCAGTGGTGCGATGATCGACTGATCTCCTCTGATCACCAGTTCCCTCTAGTGCATGTCCAAAAGTTATAATCTATAaatataagggtggtagtagtctagtgggtaacacactcgcctatgaaccagaagacccgggttcgaatcccgcttactaccattgtgtccctgagcaagacacttaaccctaagttgctccatggggggactgtccctgtaaatactgattgtaaattgctctggataagggcgcctgctaaatgctgtaaatgtaaatgtattcattgttTTCATATTGACAACGGTGATAATTTTTCAAACAATGACGCTGGCCAATCAAAAAAAGCtttcacaatacagaaatgtccaacttcTGTAAAGTCATCTTCATCTTCGATATTTGATAAAAGTAACAATGCCATTTTGCACCATATGGCACAATTTTGAGAATAGTATAATTGCCCCATGTTTACGAGATTTATATGCTGTTGGTTGAGCTATAAAAGCCCGTCTTGCAGGAACCACCTGGGTCTCCTATATCcttgaccttctgtactttggccAACATTCGCCGGAAAGGCAGACGTCACTGCCCATATATGAGAGGGTGCCATTCCTGGAGCTCACTAATCCATTTTTACCATCAGGTGGGTGGGCCAACGTTGGGTTTCTTTAAGTCTTCTTGGGCTCCAGTGAAGTGAAGGTCTGTGTCCTGCAGGAACTGAGCTTGCGGACAAACTGACCACCAGCCCTCGCCTCATAAAGACCCACCTGCCGGTCCAGTTGGTGCCCAAGTCCTTCTGGGAGCAGAACTGTAGGGTAGGTTACCAGGACAGGTATCCAGTAGAGACTTGGTAGCACATCAGTAGCATTTCTCTGCAGATAGTGTACGTGGCCCGCAACGCCAAAGACAACCTGGTGTCCTACTTCCACTTCGACCGCATGAACATGGGACAGCCAGAAGCAGGAGACTGGAACAGCTACGTGGAGAAATTCATGGATGGAAAAAGTAAGACTGAAGAAGGGCATCAAgggctctttatttatttatttatttatttttttgatttgCAGTTGGATGCTTTTGATAATCATGGGTGCTTGTAAAGATCGGGCTGATACTCCTGGTGTCAGGGTTAGTGTTTCCTGCTGTAAAACAGCGCAATGGAATGAATCGTGATAAACATCTCGCTTTGTTAGTTGTCTTTGGCCCCTGGTACGACCACGTTAATGGCTGGTGGGAGAAGAAGCAGCGCTACTCGAATCTCCTCTACCTGTTCTTTGAGGACCTGGTGGAGGTCAGTGGGAAAAGTGCACACGGCTTCATGTTGCTGACTGCTTACTGGTTGATGAAAATTGTTATCATTATGGTGGTTCATTATGGCATCATTATAATGTAACTGTGAGCAcagatcattttaatgaactAAATTACTTCATGGAAGAATAGTTCTGATGATCTGCAACTCAAGCGAGATGTCTCTGGGGGTTCAGGATACGGGTCGCGAGCTGGAGCGTATCTGCTCCTTCCTGGGTCTGTCCACAGCAGTAGAGGAGAAGGAGCGAATCAGGGAGGGGGTGCAGTTCGACACCATGAAGAAAAATCCCATGACCAACTACTCCACTGTCCCCGTCATGGACTTCAAAATCTCTCCCTTCATGCGAAAAGGTGAGGCAGTCGTGTAGCAAAAGAGAACCAACAGGACCTGGTCCAGGTCGACTAATTCTCCCTCCTTCGTTCACAGGGAGGGTCGGGGACTGGAAGAACCATTTCACCGTGGCCCAGAATGAGATGTTTGAGGAACACTACAGACGGAAGATGAGGAACAGCACACTGGCGTTCCGCACAGAACTCTGAAGCTCCAGCAGTGGACGTTCTTTGATGGCTCCCTGGATCATACAGGCCTGCAACATTTAATTTGAGCCCCTGATACGCACAATTTCGTCTGAACCACGCTTGCTGCTTGTATGAAGGGATACAGCAACACATCCAAGTTTCAAGTTTAGAAATACGTatattatttaatcaatttttttttttttttttaaatctttcctTACTTGAATAAAATTAAACAGAAGGAGTGGGGTCGGTCACACGTTGCAGAATTAAGGCTTTAAAGACATTCTTCAATCCCATTCCCTAACAACAGAAGCGAGGTCACTGTATGGAGGGTATTGTATGGAATCATCTGTGACTCCACTGCAGAAACGTCTGAACATGCCCATAACAAGGCGTCCAATCTCAGGtcatttgaaagtgattagCTGTCCCacgtgacacagtgaaacgtgcaTTTAAACCCATcgcctgagggagcagtgggcagacaggCATGCCTGTCATCTGCTGGGCCTGTGTGGGgaaggtactttgctcagcggcaccttggcgattctgaattcgaaccagcaaccttccaattatgggtccacttccttacccgctaggccaattGCGCACCCGGGGTGGATGACTGGGAAGATCCTCAGGACTCAGTGACATCATGTTTCACAACAGTTCTTATTAATAAACGAGtgcaaaaattgcatttaatatCATAAAACAATTAGGGAGAATTTCAGTATATGACAAATAAGGCCAGGAAACATGCTATGACATAAGCTATGACAAATGTAAGCggataaaaatattttttctaaaatactTAAGGCACAGAATTAAGGAATCGGTATGTAACCATCAGAGGGGAATATTCATTCATGCATTGATAAAGGCCATGTCTGGGTCATCTAGACATGATAGTGGCGTCTGGCTCACGCTCCTCGGGGATCACATGACAGCGCAGCAGCAGGTGGCAGGGTAGTCCACAGCCTGAACCTTGTGCTCGTTCCCAAACACATAGAACAtgtggctccgccccttccATGCATAGGTCACTTTAGAGATAGGGATCAGTTCAATGGTCTGGCGCTGAAATACACAGTGTTAGAtgtaagtacacacacacacacacacacaaacacacagatttgATCCCAGACAGCGGCCCAgtgctgtacctgctgcaggaGGCGTGACGTCATGGCGAATTTGGTCTGATGTTCCCTCACCAAACGCTCAGACGCTGCAACCACAGAGGCGTCCGGGAATCCAGTCACCGGATACACCTGCATACATAATACCAGCCATGAGGTGAACAGTATGACAACACGAGGCatttcacacgcacacacacacacactttaccataTACTGGGCATATCGGTACAGCTGCTTCCCTGAAACCTGAGCCAGGTTGTCCACGTGCATCCCGCTGGTCTGTTCCACCACATACGCCTCGTTGTTATTGGTCCTGAAATCGAGGTGCGGGTCACGTGGGGGCAGCAGCAGCGTAACGCCAGACGATCAAGACTTCCGCATTAACAGCAACGTTGTGCCACTCACCATGTGACCTTCAGGTTGATAAACACCAGAATCTGGCCCCTCCCATCACAGGCTGTACATGAGCGGGTGCCCTGACCATTACACTGAAAACAGCTACGCAAACACTCACACGTTACAAACTCGTCTTGTCGCACAGAATACTTTTGTGTTTCGGAAGGCGACTCACTTGTCCCTCCCGCGCCCGTTGCAGTGGTAGCATCGCTCTCCCCCCGATCGAAACCCAGAGCCATTACACACCCAACAAATCTTCTAGAAACAGAATCAACACAGTACACTCTTACTCtgcatgcaagtgtgtgtgtgtgtgtgtgtgtgatgccaCTCACACTTCCAGCTCCACTGCAGTCTTTGCAAGGCGATTTTCCCAAACCGAAACACAAGTGGCACGGCTGTTGGGAGAGAGGGGGTTCAGGTTTAAACACAGACGTGGTCAGCAGGTAGCAGGCGAGGACGGACAGGGACACCCTACTTTGACTGAAGAGGTGTAAGGCACTCTGATGTTCTGCGTGTGGTCCTGGAAAAAGGGCGGAGGCTGGGCTGTGATGTCCCAGGGTCCTGGTGCAGGCTGAGTGTAAGCATCAACAGGCTggcctaacacacacacacacacacacacacacacacacacagtgtatgaAGTAAACCTCAGAATCTGAAACGTGTTTCACTGATGAGCGTCGAACCCTTCAGCCCCAACCAAGTAAGTTTTCTGATATTTTCTGATTCTGTTTTAGGTCATATTCTAATAATGAAATTAACACGTGACATTTTACCTTAACAAGTAAAATCTAATGGCCTTGTTGGAAGTCTGAGATGCACTACGGTACGGTTCTTACCTTTGTACGGCTCCTGGCTCCATTCCGTGGATCGGGATTCAGTGAAGGTCTCCAAGCGGTACTATGAGAACGGGGAACAGAAACTGGACCAGTGAACTGTTGTGAACTTCCTTGGAGTTACACTTGATAACCATTTCAAATCCCTAATTTGTAATACCACAATAACAAATATGAACGCTGTTCAACAAatatgaacgtttttttttttttttttttttctgtatttaaccatcagtcttggtgagcagtgggcagccatgaaaggctacCAGGGTGGGAAACCAATCATTGTTACAACCATAACGCAACATTAGAACAaacacatctgattggctggtttctgTGGTAgtaaatttgcataaatgtgacTGATTGGTCAAGAAAGATTTGCTTCATAAACgtatttgattggctggtttgaATACCACTTTCTGACTTTCTGACCCTCTTCatcatgattaataattaatcatgattcatTTCTAGCCattaattactaaaaaaaaaaaaaaaaaaacaagacagccctcatttctttattaataattttgctGTAACCGGATGACCACCAGAACTGCTAAAAAGAGAAGGTAAAGCATCTCGCCCCAGTTGAGATGGTGCAGCTGGCGGCGTTCCTCACCCTGTAGGTGTTGAACGGCTCCATGCTGGTGATGACCCCATTGCGGGCCGGGCCCGCGCTGTAGCAGCACTTGCTGGACGCGTACGAGATGAACGCCTCGCGGGCCTCGCCCTCGGTCAGGGAGGGAATTCTGGGGGTGCAGAAAGGGCACGTTCGGTCAGTCCCGCCAGCCTTCTTCCATAAGCGGACGTAAATTGAAGCCTAAAGCGGGCATTAACGGGCCGCGGTTGGCTGACAGAAACgggcacatttattttttactttgagCATTGATACAGGATGTGTTGTGCGTGGTGGCTGCGgctcggccaatcagaagcagaACTAACAGTCTCACACATAACCGATTTAGCCCAATTTTCACTGCTCGTTCATTATG
Protein-coding regions in this window:
- the LOC114794880 gene encoding cytosolic sulfotransferase 3-like yields the protein MSEDLLKGMHIPRPDVFDFEGITMIHYFTDNWEKVQNFQARPNDILIATYPKAGTTWVSYILDLLYFGQQSPERQSSLPIYERVPFLEFAVPVIPPGTELADKLQTSPRLIKTHLPVQLVPKSFWEQNCRVVYVGRNAKDNAVSYFHFDRMNSVQPEPGDWNGYIEKFMAGNTVFGPWYDHVIGWWEKKKSYSNLLYLFFEDLVEDTGRELEHLCSFLGLSTPIEERERIREGVQFDAMKKNPMANYSTIPVMDFKISPFMRKGKVGDWKNHFTVAQNETFDQHYKRWMKDTTLTFRTEL
- the LOC114794879 gene encoding cytosolic sulfotransferase 3-like isoform X1, with translation MDMSQFQLGEEQMLPRPDIFDFEGISMIHYFTDNWEKVQSFQARPDDILIATYPKAGTTWVSYILDLLYFGQHSPERQTSLPIYERVPFLELTNPFLPSGTELADKLTTSPRLIKTHLPVQLVPKSFWEQNCRIVYVARNAKDNLVSYFHFDRMNMGQPEAGDWNSYVEKFMDGKIVFGPWYDHVNGWWEKKQRYSNLLYLFFEDLVEDTGRELERICSFLGLSTAVEEKERIREGVQFDTMKKNPMTNYSTVPVMDFKISPFMRKGRVGDWKNHFTVAQNEMFEEHYRRKMRNSTLAFRTEL
- the LOC114794879 gene encoding cytosolic sulfotransferase 3-like isoform X2, translated to MLPRPDIFDFEGISMIHYFTDNWEKVQSFQARPDDILIATYPKAGTTWVSYILDLLYFGQHSPERQTSLPIYERVPFLELTNPFLPSGTELADKLTTSPRLIKTHLPVQLVPKSFWEQNCRIVYVARNAKDNLVSYFHFDRMNMGQPEAGDWNSYVEKFMDGKIVFGPWYDHVNGWWEKKQRYSNLLYLFFEDLVEDTGRELERICSFLGLSTAVEEKERIREGVQFDTMKKNPMTNYSTVPVMDFKISPFMRKGRVGDWKNHFTVAQNEMFEEHYRRKMRNSTLAFRTEL
- the ssuh2rs1 gene encoding protein SSUH2 homolog, with the translated sequence MERTPIISAHGPSYGMDNPGYCPTPAGMPAMYAPPASDNRAPSAPPANMFDNVPGYEGTVVGGGGFLPPPVPAMPMPAPEPGLNHPNWQIPSLTEGEAREAFISYASSKCCYSAGPARNGVITSMEPFNTYRYRLETFTESRSTEWSQEPYKGQPVDAYTQPAPGPWDITAQPPPFFQDHTQNIRVPYTSSVKPCHLCFGLGKSPCKDCSGAGSKICWVCNGSGFRSGGERCYHCNGRGRDNCFQCNGQGTRSCTACDGRGQILVFINLKVTWTNNNEAYVVEQTSGMHVDNLAQVSGKQLYRYAQYMVYPVTGFPDASVVAASERLVREHQTKFAMTSRLLQQRQTIELIPISKVTYAWKGRSHMFYVFGNEHKVQAVDYPATCCCAVM